From Acidovorax sp. FHTAMBA, one genomic window encodes:
- the atpD gene encoding F0F1 ATP synthase subunit beta has translation MAQVQGKIVQCIGAVVDVEFPRDQMPKIYDALKLEGSSLTLEVQQQLGDGVVRTIALGSSDGLRRGIMVSNTGNPITVPVGKATLGRIMDVLGTPIDERGPVSQDLTASIHRKAPAYDELSPSQELLETGIKVIDLVCPFAKGGKVGLFGGAGVGKTVNMMELINNIAKAHSGLSVFAGVGERTREGNDFYHEMADSGVVNLEKLEESKVAMVYGQMNEPPGNRLRVALTGLTIAESFRDEGRDVLFFVDNIYRYTLAGTEVSALLGRMPSAVGYQPTLAEEMGRLQERITSTKVGSITSIQAVYVPADDLTDPSPATTFAHLDSTVVLSRDIASLGIYPAVDPLDSTSRQLDPNVVGEDHYSTARAVQGTLQRYKELRDIIAILGMDELAPEDKLAVARARKIQRFLSQPFHVAEVFTGSPGKYVPLSETIRGFKMIVNGECDHLPEQAFYMVGTIDEAFEKAKKVA, from the coding sequence ATGGCTCAAGTGCAAGGCAAGATTGTTCAATGTATCGGCGCTGTGGTGGACGTTGAGTTCCCCCGCGACCAGATGCCCAAGATTTATGACGCCCTGAAGCTCGAAGGTTCGTCGCTGACGCTGGAAGTGCAACAGCAGCTGGGCGACGGCGTGGTGCGTACCATTGCTCTGGGCTCGTCCGACGGCCTGCGCCGCGGCATCATGGTGTCCAACACCGGCAACCCCATCACCGTGCCTGTGGGCAAGGCGACGCTGGGCCGCATCATGGACGTGCTGGGCACGCCCATCGACGAGCGTGGTCCGGTCAGCCAGGACCTGACGGCCTCCATCCACCGCAAGGCCCCTGCGTACGACGAACTGTCGCCTTCGCAAGAGCTGCTGGAAACCGGCATCAAGGTGATTGACCTGGTGTGCCCGTTCGCCAAGGGCGGCAAGGTGGGTCTGTTCGGTGGCGCCGGCGTGGGCAAGACTGTGAACATGATGGAGCTCATCAACAACATCGCCAAGGCCCACAGCGGTCTGTCGGTGTTCGCTGGTGTGGGCGAGCGTACCCGTGAAGGGAACGACTTCTACCATGAAATGGCCGATTCCGGCGTGGTTAACCTCGAGAAGCTCGAAGAGTCCAAGGTTGCCATGGTGTACGGCCAGATGAACGAGCCCCCAGGCAACCGTCTGCGCGTGGCCCTGACCGGTCTGACCATCGCCGAGTCGTTCCGCGACGAAGGCCGCGACGTGCTGTTCTTCGTGGACAACATCTACCGCTACACGCTGGCCGGTACCGAAGTGTCCGCTCTGCTGGGCCGCATGCCTTCCGCCGTGGGTTACCAGCCTACGCTGGCCGAAGAAATGGGCCGCCTGCAAGAGCGTATTACGTCCACCAAGGTCGGTTCGATCACCTCCATCCAGGCCGTGTACGTGCCAGCGGATGACTTGACCGACCCATCGCCTGCTACGACGTTCGCCCATTTGGACTCCACCGTGGTGTTGTCGCGTGACATCGCTTCGCTGGGTATCTACCCCGCCGTGGATCCTCTGGACTCCACCAGCCGTCAGCTGGACCCGAACGTGGTGGGCGAAGACCACTACAGCACGGCCCGCGCAGTGCAGGGCACGCTGCAGCGCTACAAGGAACTGCGCGACATCATCGCCATTCTGGGCATGGACGAACTGGCGCCTGAAGACAAGCTGGCCGTGGCCCGCGCGCGCAAGATCCAGCGTTTCCTGTCGCAGCCTTTCCACGTGGCCGAAGTGTTCACGGGCTCGCCAGGCAAGTACGTTCCGCTGTCGGAAACCATCCGTGGTTTCAAGATGATCGTGAACGGCGAATGCGATCACCTGCCAGAGCAAGCGTTCTACATGGTGGGCACCATTGACGAAGCCTTCGAAAAGGCCAAGAAGGTGGCCTGA
- a CDS encoding c-type cytochrome: protein MSDNHHEEAHTGPIKNPKQLLIAVLGSFVIPVFAIIGLVLYVTSADKPAAGAANPEKAIAERIQKVGMVEIRDANRPLRSGEEAYKGQCAACHATGAAGAPKLGDEAAWSARIATGFEALVQSALKGKGAMAPQGGGDFNDTEIARAVAYMANSAGAKFAEPAGPAAEGAAAAPAEASAPAAAPVAAASVSQSEAAAAPATAAVAGAGTGEALYKQACQVCHAAGVAGAPKLGDKAAWATRMAGGMDALYNSVLNGKGAMPPRGGAAQASDADLRAAVEFMTATVK, encoded by the coding sequence ATGAGCGACAACCACCACGAAGAAGCCCATACCGGCCCGATCAAGAACCCCAAGCAGTTGCTGATCGCGGTACTTGGTTCGTTTGTGATTCCGGTCTTTGCCATCATTGGCTTGGTCCTGTATGTCACGTCGGCCGACAAGCCCGCTGCGGGCGCCGCCAACCCCGAGAAAGCCATCGCCGAGCGCATCCAGAAGGTCGGCATGGTCGAAATCCGTGATGCCAACCGTCCGCTCAGGTCGGGTGAAGAAGCTTACAAAGGACAGTGCGCCGCCTGCCACGCCACGGGCGCTGCCGGCGCTCCCAAACTGGGTGATGAAGCCGCATGGTCTGCCCGCATTGCCACAGGCTTTGAAGCACTGGTGCAGTCCGCCCTGAAGGGCAAGGGGGCGATGGCTCCCCAGGGTGGCGGTGATTTCAACGACACCGAGATTGCCCGCGCAGTGGCATACATGGCCAACTCCGCTGGCGCCAAGTTCGCCGAACCCGCAGGCCCCGCCGCCGAGGGAGCGGCTGCAGCGCCTGCCGAAGCCAGTGCCCCGGCGGCGGCTCCAGTGGCCGCAGCATCGGTGTCGCAATCTGAAGCCGCTGCAGCACCTGCCACGGCAGCGGTGGCTGGTGCAGGCACTGGTGAGGCGCTGTACAAGCAGGCGTGCCAGGTGTGCCACGCTGCAGGTGTCGCGGGCGCCCCCAAGCTGGGTGACAAGGCCGCCTGGGCTACCCGCATGGCGGGCGGCATGGACGCTCTCTACAACAGTGTGCTCAATGGCAAGGGCGCCATGCCCCCCCGTGGCGGTGCCGCCCAGGCATCGGATGCCGATTTGCGTGCAGCGGTCGAGTTCATGACCGCAACGGTCAAATGA
- a CDS encoding efflux transporter outer membrane subunit — translation MTKRSAPIALATAALLAGCSFIPTYERPEAPVPATYASTAAMAQDVATATVPWQNYFAEPRLQHLIEVALANNRDLRVAVLNIEQARAAFQVRRADLYPGVGLAANASRAPAAGTGDLTNAFSVGLAISSWEIDFFGRIASLKEQALAQYLATEQGRNAVQVSLIAAVANGWLNLLADEELLDLSRQTLASREESVRLTKMRLDAGVASELDFRQAQSLTEAARATLAQQQRQRALDENALALLLGQSLPEDIRGSLAGSRLAAAPAMAQLPAGLPSDLLNRRPDILQAEQQLIASNANIGAARAAFFPRIALTAQAGSASGELSGLFKGGSWGFTIAPSLLLPIFDAGRNQANLESAQAGRSIAVAQYEKAIQTAFREVSDALAGQATLGEQARAQQAQAQAEAARLQLADLRYRNGVSSYLDLLDAQRSLFVAQQAVVQVRLAQLQNQVALYKALGGGAPPATAGAPS, via the coding sequence ATGACTAAGCGCAGCGCACCCATCGCACTGGCAACCGCTGCCCTGCTGGCGGGCTGCTCCTTCATCCCCACATATGAGCGCCCCGAAGCCCCGGTTCCCGCCACCTATGCCAGCACGGCAGCGATGGCACAAGATGTGGCCACAGCCACCGTGCCCTGGCAGAACTACTTTGCCGAACCCAGGCTGCAGCATTTGATCGAGGTAGCCCTCGCCAACAACCGCGATCTGCGTGTCGCCGTGCTCAACATCGAGCAGGCACGCGCAGCATTTCAGGTGCGCCGTGCCGACCTGTATCCCGGCGTTGGCCTGGCTGCGAATGCGTCCCGGGCACCCGCCGCCGGCACGGGGGACCTGACCAACGCTTTCAGCGTGGGTTTGGCCATCTCTTCATGGGAGATCGATTTCTTCGGCCGCATTGCCAGCCTCAAGGAACAAGCCTTGGCCCAGTACCTCGCCACGGAGCAAGGGCGCAATGCAGTCCAGGTGAGCCTGATTGCCGCCGTGGCCAATGGCTGGCTGAACCTCTTGGCCGACGAAGAATTGCTGGATCTCTCGCGCCAGACCCTCGCTTCCCGCGAAGAGTCGGTACGCCTGACCAAGATGCGGCTGGATGCGGGAGTTGCCTCCGAGCTCGATTTTCGCCAAGCCCAATCGCTGACAGAGGCAGCGCGTGCCACGCTCGCCCAGCAGCAACGGCAGCGCGCACTGGACGAAAACGCCTTGGCATTGCTGCTGGGCCAATCGCTGCCCGAGGACATTCGCGGCAGCCTCGCGGGCAGCCGACTTGCGGCTGCGCCCGCGATGGCGCAATTGCCTGCGGGGTTGCCGTCCGACTTGCTGAACCGCCGGCCGGACATTCTCCAGGCGGAGCAGCAGCTCATTGCGTCGAACGCCAACATTGGTGCTGCACGTGCCGCATTTTTCCCCCGGATAGCGCTTACCGCCCAGGCGGGCAGTGCCAGCGGAGAGCTGTCCGGCCTGTTCAAGGGCGGGTCGTGGGGGTTCACGATTGCACCGTCACTTCTGCTTCCCATCTTTGATGCGGGGCGCAACCAGGCAAACCTCGAGAGTGCGCAAGCAGGCCGGAGCATTGCCGTCGCCCAGTACGAGAAAGCCATACAGACAGCGTTCCGTGAGGTGTCCGACGCGCTGGCGGGCCAGGCCACACTGGGCGAGCAGGCCCGGGCACAGCAGGCGCAGGCGCAAGCGGAGGCCGCCAGACTGCAGCTCGCCGACCTGCGGTACCGCAACGGCGTGTCCAGCTATCTGGATCTGCTGGATGCCCAGCGCTCGCTGTTTGTGGCGCAACAGGCCGTCGTGCAGGTGCGGCTGGCACAGCTGCAGAATCAGGTGGCGCTCTACAAGGCCCTGGGGGGTGGCGCGCCCCCAGCAACCGCGGGGGCACCGTCCTGA
- a CDS encoding alpha/beta fold hydrolase: MKYIAPRWLPGGQMQTIWPALYSRRVFGPRPEYRRERWDTPDGDFVDVDFLHDGALRAPHAPSPRRRPLLVVFHGLEGSSRSHYGEAFADLARERGWACALPHFRGCSGEINRAPRAYHSGDHAEIGWMLQRLRAAHDGPLMAVGVSLGGNALLRWAAEVGEDAARHADAVAAVCSPIDLAAGGHAIGRGFNRQVYTRMFMRTLVPKALRKLAQHPGLFDRQALLAARDLYAFDNVFTAPLHGFRNTEDYWQRASAKPLLHRIRVPALVVNALNDPFVPAASLPSPQEVRNPFVTLWQPAHGGHVGFARGRLPGHVRAMPDAVGEWLAAHAGAGAMTRPDMPVGAESPHG, encoded by the coding sequence ATGAAATATATAGCGCCTCGATGGCTCCCCGGGGGGCAGATGCAGACGATCTGGCCGGCCCTGTATTCACGGCGTGTGTTTGGCCCACGCCCCGAATACCGGCGTGAGCGCTGGGACACGCCCGATGGCGACTTTGTGGACGTGGATTTTCTCCACGATGGCGCACTGCGTGCGCCACATGCGCCGTCCCCACGCCGCCGTCCTCTGCTGGTGGTGTTCCATGGCCTCGAAGGTTCATCGCGCAGCCACTATGGCGAAGCGTTTGCCGACCTGGCGCGCGAGCGGGGGTGGGCCTGCGCGCTGCCGCACTTTCGGGGTTGCAGCGGGGAGATCAACCGTGCGCCGCGCGCCTACCATTCGGGCGACCATGCCGAGATCGGCTGGATGCTGCAGCGGCTGCGCGCCGCGCATGACGGGCCGCTGATGGCCGTGGGCGTCTCGCTGGGGGGCAATGCACTGCTGCGCTGGGCCGCTGAAGTGGGCGAGGACGCCGCGCGCCATGCCGATGCAGTCGCTGCCGTGTGCTCGCCGATTGACCTGGCCGCTGGGGGCCATGCGATTGGGCGCGGATTCAACCGGCAGGTCTACACCCGCATGTTCATGCGAACGCTGGTGCCCAAGGCCCTGCGCAAACTGGCGCAGCATCCGGGGCTGTTCGACCGGCAGGCGCTGCTGGCGGCGCGCGATCTCTATGCTTTCGATAACGTGTTCACCGCGCCACTGCACGGGTTTCGGAACACCGAAGACTATTGGCAGCGTGCATCGGCCAAGCCCTTGCTGCACCGGATTCGTGTGCCCGCCTTGGTCGTTAATGCGCTCAACGACCCGTTTGTTCCGGCCGCCAGCCTTCCTTCGCCGCAGGAGGTCCGCAACCCGTTCGTGACGCTCTGGCAACCGGCACATGGCGGGCATGTGGGCTTTGCCCGTGGCCGCCTGCCCGGGCATGTGCGTGCGATGCCTGACGCCGTGGGCGAATGGCTGGCAGCCCACGCAGGGGCTGGGGCCATGACGCGGCCTGATATGCCGGTGGGTGCAGAATCACCCCATGGATGA
- a CDS encoding TPM domain-containing protein has translation MQPEAIPPSVTALPRAIARLVRHRWAEHSARRALPPETLQRLAERVTASEQLHTGQIRIVAELSLPWSYLRRQASARERAIMLFSKYRVWDTEHNNGVLIYLLMPEHAIEIVADRGVSRHVPPAEWQQLIAQMSAHFRRSEYEQGLQNTIEVVSSRLVRHFPRTSHGPGVNELPDAPVVR, from the coding sequence ATGCAGCCTGAAGCCATCCCACCTTCTGTGACGGCACTGCCTCGTGCCATCGCGCGCCTGGTGCGCCATCGCTGGGCCGAACACAGCGCACGCCGCGCCCTGCCCCCGGAAACGCTGCAGCGCCTTGCCGAACGTGTGACCGCCAGCGAGCAACTGCACACCGGTCAGATCCGCATCGTCGCAGAGCTCAGCCTGCCCTGGAGCTACCTGCGGCGACAGGCGAGTGCGCGCGAACGGGCCATCATGCTGTTCAGCAAGTACCGCGTGTGGGACACCGAACACAACAATGGCGTGCTCATCTATCTGCTGATGCCCGAACACGCCATCGAGATCGTGGCCGACCGTGGAGTGTCCCGGCATGTACCCCCTGCTGAATGGCAGCAGCTCATCGCACAGATGTCAGCGCACTTTCGGCGCTCTGAGTATGAACAAGGGCTGCAGAACACCATCGAAGTCGTTTCTTCACGCCTCGTCCGGCACTTTCCACGGACGTCGCACGGTCCCGGCGTGAACGAACTGCCGGATGCCCCCGTCGTGCGATAG
- a CDS encoding nuclear transport factor 2 family protein, protein MPRSSAATLWGSPDETEAAFYEALQLGDIELLMSCWAEDDDILCIHPGGPRLLGAGAIRTAFEAMFAHGTVRARPLQVHRVVALTSAVHSVVEQVEVMLPDGLHQAVVLATNVYHKAPEGWRMVAHHASPGGAPDAQVVEAQRHVLH, encoded by the coding sequence ATGCCCCGCTCCAGCGCCGCCACTTTATGGGGTTCCCCGGACGAAACAGAAGCCGCGTTCTATGAAGCGCTGCAGCTTGGCGACATTGAACTGCTGATGTCCTGCTGGGCCGAAGATGACGACATCCTGTGCATCCACCCGGGTGGGCCCCGGCTGCTGGGTGCAGGGGCCATTCGTACCGCCTTCGAGGCGATGTTCGCGCATGGCACCGTGCGCGCTCGGCCCCTGCAGGTCCACCGCGTGGTGGCGCTGACCAGCGCCGTACACAGTGTGGTCGAACAGGTGGAGGTGATGCTGCCCGACGGTCTGCACCAGGCCGTGGTGCTGGCTACCAACGTTTACCACAAGGCGCCCGAAGGCTGGCGCATGGTGGCGCACCACGCAAGCCCGGGCGGCGCGCCGGATGCCCAGGTGGTGGAAGCCCAGCGGCACGTCCTGCATTGA
- a CDS encoding F0F1 ATP synthase subunit epsilon, with the protein MNTILVDVVSAEESIFSGEARFVALPGEAGELGIYPRHTPLITRIKPGSVRIEMADGSEEFVFVAGGILEVQPNRVTVLSDTAIRGKDLDDEKANAAKAAAEEALKNAKSDIDLAKAQSELAVMAAQIAALRKFRQKK; encoded by the coding sequence ATGAACACCATCCTCGTTGACGTGGTCAGCGCCGAAGAGTCCATCTTCTCCGGTGAAGCGCGTTTTGTCGCTCTGCCCGGTGAAGCTGGCGAACTGGGCATTTACCCTCGCCACACCCCGCTGATCACCCGCATCAAGCCGGGCTCGGTGCGCATCGAAATGGCCGATGGCTCCGAAGAGTTTGTCTTCGTGGCCGGTGGCATTCTGGAAGTGCAGCCCAACCGCGTAACTGTGTTGTCCGATACCGCCATCCGTGGCAAGGATCTGGATGACGAGAAGGCCAACGCTGCGAAGGCTGCCGCCGAAGAAGCGCTCAAGAACGCCAAGAGCGATATTGATCTGGCCAAGGCACAGTCTGAGCTGGCAGTCATGGCCGCGCAGATTGCAGCGCTGCGCAAGTTCCGCCAGAAGAAGTAA
- a CDS encoding TPM domain-containing protein: MPLALVRKALIAIFIIAFALPFARADGALQPVPALTSPVVDLTGTLSDADKAALEARLQALEQSLGAQVVVLMVPTTAPEDIASFANRVGNAWKIGRRDVGDGVIVLVAKNDRKMRIEVAKALEGAIPDIAAARIIDGAMKPRFQQNDFAGGLDAAISQLSARIAGEALPTPTLADTGANSSSNSGDGFDWSDLAVFLFFGVMVIGPLARKVFGAPVGGLLMGGGVGLLAYMVTASLPVAGGVGVLALFYTWIFGGSGANVVRGRGGSSTGGWGGSAGGWGGSGSGGGFSSGGGGDFGGGGASGDW; encoded by the coding sequence ATGCCGCTAGCGCTTGTCAGAAAAGCGCTGATAGCTATATTTATTATAGCATTTGCACTCCCTTTTGCGCGTGCAGACGGGGCGCTGCAACCTGTTCCGGCGCTCACCTCCCCTGTCGTGGATCTCACCGGCACGCTGAGCGACGCCGACAAAGCCGCACTGGAAGCGCGGCTGCAAGCGCTGGAGCAGTCCCTGGGTGCGCAGGTGGTGGTGCTGATGGTGCCCACCACGGCGCCGGAAGACATTGCCTCCTTCGCCAATCGCGTGGGCAATGCCTGGAAGATCGGCCGTCGCGACGTCGGCGACGGGGTGATCGTGCTGGTGGCCAAGAACGACCGCAAGATGCGCATTGAAGTTGCCAAGGCGCTGGAAGGTGCGATTCCCGACATCGCAGCGGCACGCATCATCGACGGCGCCATGAAACCCAGGTTTCAGCAGAATGACTTTGCCGGAGGGCTGGACGCCGCCATCTCCCAACTGTCCGCACGCATAGCCGGCGAGGCGCTTCCGACCCCCACCCTCGCAGACACTGGAGCGAATTCATCCAGCAACTCCGGTGACGGATTCGATTGGTCGGATCTCGCAGTCTTCCTGTTCTTTGGTGTCATGGTGATCGGCCCCCTGGCTCGCAAAGTTTTTGGCGCCCCCGTGGGCGGCCTGCTGATGGGCGGCGGTGTCGGCCTCCTTGCGTATATGGTGACCGCCAGCCTTCCCGTGGCAGGGGGGGTCGGTGTGCTGGCGCTGTTTTACACGTGGATCTTCGGGGGTTCCGGCGCCAACGTGGTTCGGGGACGCGGCGGCAGTTCCACCGGCGGCTGGGGCGGAAGCGCCGGGGGTTGGGGCGGCAGTGGCAGCGGCGGAGGCTTCAGCTCCGGCGGTGGCGGTGATTTTGGGGGCGGCGGCGCCTCGGGAGACTGGTGA
- a CDS encoding LemA family protein: protein MQRILAVLAAALALTGCGYNDFQRLDEQSKAAWSEVLNQYQRRADLVPNIVATVKGEADFEQETLTRVIEARAKATAIQVTPETLNNPEAFSKFQQAQGELSGALSRLMAVSERYPTLQANQGFRDLRVTLEGTENRITVARNRYIQTIQEYNVLARSFPTNLTAMVFSYDPKPGLAVANEAQIATPPTVDFSASRPKP from the coding sequence ATCCAACGAATCCTTGCCGTCCTGGCCGCCGCTCTCGCGCTGACAGGCTGCGGCTACAACGACTTCCAGCGGCTGGACGAACAATCCAAAGCCGCATGGAGCGAAGTCCTCAACCAGTACCAGCGGCGCGCCGACCTGGTGCCCAACATTGTCGCCACCGTCAAGGGCGAGGCGGACTTCGAGCAGGAGACCCTGACCCGCGTGATAGAGGCGCGAGCCAAGGCCACCGCGATCCAGGTGACCCCGGAGACCCTGAACAATCCGGAAGCGTTCAGCAAGTTCCAGCAGGCACAGGGGGAGTTGTCGGGCGCGCTGTCGCGGCTGATGGCGGTCTCCGAGCGGTACCCCACGTTGCAGGCCAACCAGGGTTTCCGCGACCTGCGCGTCACGCTGGAGGGCACCGAGAACCGTATTACCGTAGCCCGCAACCGCTACATCCAGACCATTCAGGAATACAACGTGCTCGCGCGCAGTTTCCCCACCAACCTCACGGCCATGGTCTTCAGCTATGACCCCAAGCCCGGCCTGGCCGTTGCGAACGAAGCCCAGATCGCCACGCCCCCGACCGTGGATTTCTCTGCGTCCCGCCCCAAGCCTTGA
- a CDS encoding DUF2946 family protein produces the protein MDDIVKQALAKWPNVPACYGWLGLDARGRWYLRDDSAQAAGPFPLSKGSLLQHEKLIEFIERNYEPDAHGQWFFQNGPQRVYVELETTPFIWRIQPDSSVVSHTGRAAVVHNCLVDEQGRVYLATDMGFGLVHTLDVALAVQAVEAGHWTPQQVHAADLPERFGYAMSPLDRSKTAA, from the coding sequence ATGGATGACATCGTCAAACAGGCGCTGGCCAAGTGGCCCAATGTGCCCGCCTGCTACGGCTGGCTGGGCCTGGATGCGCGGGGCCGCTGGTACCTGCGCGATGATTCGGCGCAGGCTGCAGGGCCCTTCCCGCTGAGCAAGGGATCACTGCTCCAGCATGAGAAGCTGATCGAGTTCATTGAACGCAACTACGAGCCCGACGCGCACGGCCAGTGGTTCTTTCAGAATGGCCCTCAGCGGGTGTACGTGGAGCTGGAAACCACGCCCTTCATCTGGCGCATACAGCCGGATTCCTCCGTGGTATCCCACACCGGTCGTGCAGCGGTGGTGCACAACTGCCTGGTGGACGAGCAGGGCCGTGTCTACCTGGCCACGGATATGGGGTTTGGCCTTGTGCACACGCTGGATGTGGCACTGGCAGTACAAGCTGTTGAGGCAGGGCACTGGACGCCACAGCAGGTGCACGCGGCCGACCTGCCAGAGCGGTTTGGCTATGCCATGAGCCCGCTGGACCGCAGCAAGACGGCCGCGTGA